In the genome of Halobacterium noricense, one region contains:
- a CDS encoding PUA domain-containing protein codes for MQDADVKSLRTVADYQFGAGAGAALFPPEERFEVQRSTTGRPQQVARDDGARLVSVGMDGRFTLGAAGGRRLVDNLAHPAARVVVGDDSEPFVREGKNVFSKFVQTVDPDVRAGDEVAVVHERGALLAVGRAELDAGSMLDFDTGMAVMVRDSVQK; via the coding sequence ATGCAGGACGCGGACGTGAAATCGCTGCGGACCGTCGCCGACTACCAGTTCGGAGCCGGCGCGGGCGCGGCGCTGTTCCCGCCGGAGGAACGCTTCGAGGTGCAGCGCTCGACCACCGGCCGCCCCCAACAGGTCGCCCGCGACGACGGCGCGCGCCTCGTCTCCGTCGGGATGGACGGCCGCTTCACGCTCGGCGCTGCGGGTGGCCGCCGGCTCGTCGACAACCTCGCGCATCCCGCGGCGCGCGTGGTCGTCGGCGACGACAGCGAGCCGTTCGTCCGCGAGGGGAAGAACGTCTTCTCGAAGTTCGTCCAGACGGTCGATCCGGACGTCCGCGCCGGCGACGAGGTCGCTGTCGTCCACGAGCGCGGCGCGCTGCTCGCGGTCGGCCGCGCGGAACTCGACGCCGGCTCGATGCTCGACTTCGACACGGGAATGGCGGTGATGGTGCGGGACAGCGTCCAGAAGTAA
- a CDS encoding uS10/mL48 family ribosomal protein, giving the protein MTFVTKLSLKSGDRAALDGVVADIKATCRRKGAEMKGPHSDSPDEQSVPLYSCLGGRDDEKTGAWHYTVYRRRIELYGHDDLARDIMERNFPDSVHVEAELEQVKPLGSS; this is encoded by the coding sequence ATGACCTTCGTCACAAAACTCTCGCTGAAGAGCGGCGACCGAGCCGCCCTCGACGGCGTCGTCGCCGACATCAAGGCGACGTGCCGTCGAAAGGGCGCGGAAATGAAAGGCCCGCACTCGGACAGCCCGGACGAGCAGTCCGTCCCGCTGTACAGCTGCCTCGGCGGCCGCGACGACGAGAAGACCGGCGCGTGGCACTACACGGTCTACCGCCGCCGCATCGAACTGTACGGCCACGACGACCTCGCCCGCGACATCATGGAGCGGAATTTCCCGGACAGCGTCCACGTCGAGGCCGAACTGGAGCAAGTGAAGCCGCTGGGTTCCTCGTAG
- a CDS encoding methyltransferase domain-containing protein, producing the protein MILLVREDREFLAAPGDEVHTDLGVIDVPESVEPGETVETHLGEPFTVRELRGPDLFNHLDRTGAPMMPKDIGLVVGHTGASRGDRVLDAGTGTGVLAAYLGRLGADVVTYERDPEFAEVARENMELAEVADTVDVRTGDVTDHLDDLAAFDLLTLDTANAPTVVERADDLLVSGGYAAVYSPFVEDAREVNLAAEDAGLANVETIETIQREMDLDERGSRPSTAGVGHTGYLTFARNP; encoded by the coding sequence GTGATTCTGCTCGTTCGGGAGGACAGAGAGTTCCTCGCTGCACCGGGCGACGAAGTCCACACCGACCTCGGCGTCATCGACGTCCCCGAGAGCGTCGAACCCGGTGAGACGGTGGAGACGCATCTCGGCGAGCCGTTCACCGTCCGGGAGCTTCGCGGCCCGGACCTGTTCAACCACCTCGACCGGACGGGCGCACCGATGATGCCCAAGGACATCGGGCTGGTCGTCGGCCACACGGGCGCGTCGCGGGGCGACCGTGTGCTCGACGCCGGCACCGGCACCGGGGTGCTCGCCGCCTACCTCGGACGACTGGGTGCGGACGTCGTGACCTACGAGCGCGACCCGGAGTTCGCGGAGGTCGCGCGGGAGAACATGGAACTCGCGGAAGTCGCGGACACGGTCGACGTTCGCACGGGCGACGTGACCGACCACCTCGACGACCTCGCGGCGTTCGACCTGCTGACCTTGGACACCGCGAACGCGCCGACGGTCGTCGAGCGCGCGGACGACCTGCTGGTCTCGGGCGGCTACGCCGCCGTCTACTCGCCGTTCGTGGAGGACGCACGCGAGGTCAACCTCGCCGCCGAGGACGCAGGCCTGGCGAACGTGGAGACGATAGAGACGATTCAGCGGGAGATGGACCTCGACGAGCGCGGCTCGCGGCCATCGACGGCGGGCGTCGGCCACACCGGCTACTTGACGTTCGCGCGGAATCCGTAG
- a CDS encoding LabA-like NYN domain-containing protein yields MAPIQPGQRVAVLADSQNLYHSAQSVYSRNIDYSSLLEKAVQDRELTRAIAYVIRAQSEDEDSFFDALRDIGFETKIKDIKTFGDGSKKADWDVGMSLDAVTLADHVDTVVLCTGDGDFSRLCNHLRHEGVRVEVMAFEESTAEELVDVADAFVDLSEREETFLL; encoded by the coding sequence ATGGCTCCAATCCAACCGGGGCAGCGAGTCGCCGTGCTGGCCGACTCGCAGAACCTCTATCACTCCGCGCAGAGCGTCTACTCTCGGAACATCGACTACTCCTCGCTCCTCGAAAAGGCCGTCCAGGACCGCGAGCTGACGCGCGCCATCGCGTACGTCATCCGCGCCCAGTCCGAGGACGAAGACAGCTTCTTCGACGCGCTGCGGGACATCGGCTTCGAGACGAAAATCAAGGACATCAAGACGTTCGGCGACGGCTCGAAGAAGGCCGACTGGGACGTCGGCATGAGCCTCGACGCGGTGACGCTCGCCGACCACGTCGACACCGTCGTGCTCTGTACGGGCGACGGCGACTTCTCGCGGCTCTGCAATCACCTCCGTCACGAGGGCGTGCGCGTGGAAGTGATGGCCTTCGAGGAGTCCACAGCGGAGGAACTCGTGGACGTCGCGGACGCGTTCGTCGACCTCAGCGAGCGAGAAGAGACGTTCCTGCTGTGA
- a CDS encoding amidohydrolase — MSADTAERLVALRRDLHRHPEPAWCEFYTTARIVEACRRIGVDESQRDSSAHQNSPSSGGVDTLHVGRDAIDPEARMAVPEDDELADWFERARDEGADPEILERLEGGHTGAVAMLERGEGPTVALRVDIDALHITESESGNHHPASEGFRSEHEGQMHACGHDGHAAIGVGVLEAIAASDFAGTFKVVFQPAEERVGGGKAVAESGHLDDVDYLYAVHLGLDYPTGEVVAGIDGFLAVSHLLAEFDGEPAHAGAHPEQGRNAVQAMATAIQNLYAIPRHDGGATRVNAGRAGGGTATNIIPEDAFVEGEVRGETTELMRYMKEKADRVLHSAAEMHDCEVELSTKGEAPSATSDDELRDVFGAEAADVAGVDSVLDRDDLGGSEDATFLMKRVQEQGGLACYVCVGTDHPGGHHTSTFDVDERSISIGVESLTEAILRVAREQP, encoded by the coding sequence ATGAGCGCTGACACGGCCGAGCGGCTGGTGGCCCTGCGCCGGGACCTCCACCGCCACCCGGAGCCGGCGTGGTGTGAGTTCTACACGACCGCGCGCATCGTCGAGGCGTGCCGACGAATCGGCGTCGACGAATCGCAACGCGATTCGTCTGCACACCAAAACTCTCCGAGTTCTGGGGGCGTGGACACACTCCACGTCGGCCGCGACGCAATCGACCCGGAGGCGCGAATGGCGGTGCCCGAGGACGACGAACTCGCGGACTGGTTCGAGCGCGCCCGCGACGAGGGTGCGGACCCAGAGATTCTCGAACGACTGGAGGGCGGCCACACGGGTGCCGTCGCGATGCTCGAACGCGGCGAGGGGCCGACCGTCGCGCTACGGGTGGACATCGACGCGCTCCACATCACCGAGTCCGAGAGCGGCAACCACCATCCCGCGAGCGAGGGGTTCCGCTCCGAGCACGAGGGGCAGATGCACGCCTGCGGGCACGACGGCCACGCTGCCATCGGCGTCGGCGTCCTCGAAGCAATCGCAGCCAGCGACTTCGCGGGCACGTTCAAAGTCGTCTTCCAGCCCGCGGAGGAGCGCGTCGGCGGCGGGAAGGCCGTCGCGGAGAGCGGTCACCTCGACGACGTGGACTACCTCTACGCGGTCCACCTCGGCCTCGACTACCCCACGGGGGAGGTGGTCGCGGGCATCGACGGCTTCCTCGCGGTCAGCCACCTGCTCGCGGAGTTCGACGGCGAACCCGCGCACGCCGGAGCCCACCCCGAACAGGGCCGGAACGCGGTGCAGGCGATGGCGACTGCCATCCAGAACCTCTACGCGATTCCGCGCCACGACGGCGGCGCGACGCGCGTGAACGCCGGGCGCGCGGGCGGCGGCACCGCGACGAACATCATCCCCGAGGACGCCTTCGTCGAGGGCGAGGTCCGCGGCGAGACCACCGAGCTGATGCGCTACATGAAGGAGAAAGCCGACCGCGTGCTGCACTCGGCCGCGGAGATGCACGACTGCGAGGTCGAACTCTCCACGAAGGGCGAAGCACCGAGCGCCACCAGCGACGACGAACTCCGCGACGTCTTCGGTGCGGAAGCCGCGGACGTGGCGGGCGTCGATTCTGTTCTGGACCGCGACGACCTCGGCGGCAGCGAGGACGCCACCTTCCTCATGAAACGCGTGCAGGAACAGGGTGGCTTGGCGTGTTACGTCTGCGTCGGTACCGACCACCCCGGCGGCCACCACACGTCCACGTTCGACGTGGACGAGCGGTCGATTAGTATCGGCGTGGAGAGTCTCACAGAAGCGATTCTGCGGGTGGCCCGCGAGCAGCCGTAG
- a CDS encoding enoyl-CoA hydratase/isomerase family protein encodes MADTVRSEFEDGVATVTVDRPESLNALNVETLHALHDAVEEAERRDARVLVLTGAGDDAFVAGADIAHMAEMDSQEAHEYAELGHDLADAIESFPVPVVAAINGYAFGGGMELALACDLRVASETAVLGQTEIDLGIIPGWGATQRLPQLVGDETARRLVYFGDRLDATDAYEEGLVGEVVAHDELDDHVAELAADLATKSQTALSAAKDAINQSHETPLDAGLEYERRTWASLFGSHDQREGMQAFLDDREPDFE; translated from the coding sequence ATGGCAGACACAGTCCGCTCCGAGTTCGAGGACGGCGTCGCGACCGTCACCGTCGACCGCCCCGAGAGCCTGAACGCGCTCAACGTCGAGACGCTGCACGCACTCCACGACGCCGTCGAGGAGGCCGAACGGCGGGACGCTCGCGTGCTCGTGCTCACGGGTGCCGGCGACGACGCGTTCGTCGCGGGCGCGGACATCGCCCACATGGCCGAGATGGACTCTCAGGAAGCCCACGAGTACGCCGAACTCGGTCACGACCTCGCGGACGCCATCGAGTCGTTCCCCGTGCCGGTCGTCGCCGCCATCAACGGCTACGCGTTCGGCGGCGGGATGGAGCTCGCGCTCGCCTGCGACCTCCGCGTCGCCAGCGAGACCGCCGTGCTGGGGCAGACCGAAATCGACCTCGGCATCATCCCGGGCTGGGGCGCGACCCAGCGGCTGCCCCAGCTCGTCGGCGACGAGACCGCGCGCCGCCTCGTCTACTTCGGCGACCGTCTCGACGCCACCGACGCCTACGAGGAAGGCCTCGTCGGCGAAGTCGTCGCACACGACGAGCTCGACGACCACGTCGCCGAGCTCGCGGCCGACCTCGCGACCAAGTCACAGACGGCGCTCAGCGCCGCCAAGGACGCTATCAACCAGAGCCACGAGACGCCACTCGACGCCGGGCTGGAGTACGAACGCCGGACGTGGGCGAGCCTGTTCGGGAGCCACGACCAGCGCGAAGGCATGCAAGCGTTCCTCGACGACCGCGAACCGGACTTCGAGTAG
- a CDS encoding geranylgeranyl reductase family protein: MTTHESETDSHSESTPQTWSGDVVVVGAGTAGCYTAATVAKAGYDVAVVERKSEAEAGHIACGDALKGADAFPEAIPKERLEPAFTNTGVDHGRFEIPQEDTVLEIPVPGELAVIDRWEYGRRIIEATEDAGADFYYDVVVQDVLQDDDGTVTGVKGTRRGGVHEFDADVVVDAAGALSILQDKTDFSNATFDTNVSYSQFCSAYREIVEVPEEVEWDDALVFKPTERAAGYLWYFPRTSTEINAGLGFQMNEEPMELVDDLKQDLRQREEFEGGEVTDKLGAALPTRRPYDSATAPGYMAVGDAAAHVNPTTGGGIAGAAYAGKYAAEAAIDAIEAGDVSEAMLWEYNERVMDHYGARYAALDVYNILSTAVDVDDLMGLLASLPGEKLAEALYGGSTEFSLQLKVVTALKSFGYWSNIWEFYKTKQQADRLLEHYENYPSSPDALADWQTQRDDIMDDVYEVTGADPKY, from the coding sequence ATGACCACCCACGAGTCCGAGACCGACTCGCACAGCGAGTCGACTCCCCAGACGTGGTCTGGGGATGTAGTCGTCGTCGGGGCCGGCACTGCGGGCTGTTACACGGCCGCGACGGTGGCGAAGGCCGGCTACGACGTCGCCGTCGTCGAGCGAAAGTCCGAGGCGGAAGCCGGACACATCGCCTGCGGCGACGCCCTGAAGGGCGCGGACGCGTTCCCGGAAGCCATCCCGAAAGAGCGACTGGAGCCCGCGTTCACGAACACGGGCGTCGACCACGGGCGCTTCGAGATTCCTCAAGAGGACACCGTCCTCGAAATCCCCGTCCCCGGCGAATTGGCAGTCATCGACCGGTGGGAGTACGGCCGCCGCATCATCGAGGCGACCGAGGACGCGGGCGCGGACTTCTACTACGACGTCGTCGTGCAGGACGTGCTCCAGGACGACGACGGCACCGTCACCGGCGTGAAGGGCACGCGCCGCGGCGGCGTCCACGAGTTCGACGCCGACGTCGTCGTCGACGCGGCGGGCGCGCTCTCCATCCTTCAGGACAAGACCGACTTCTCGAACGCGACCTTCGACACGAACGTCTCCTACTCGCAGTTCTGCTCGGCGTACCGCGAAATCGTCGAAGTCCCCGAGGAGGTCGAGTGGGACGACGCGCTCGTGTTCAAGCCCACGGAGCGCGCCGCGGGCTACCTCTGGTACTTCCCGCGGACGAGCACCGAAATCAACGCGGGGCTGGGCTTCCAGATGAACGAGGAGCCCATGGAACTGGTCGACGACCTGAAGCAGGACCTCCGCCAGCGCGAGGAGTTCGAGGGCGGCGAGGTCACGGACAAGCTCGGCGCGGCGCTGCCGACGCGGCGGCCGTACGACTCCGCGACCGCGCCCGGCTACATGGCCGTCGGCGACGCCGCGGCGCACGTCAACCCGACGACCGGCGGCGGCATCGCAGGCGCCGCGTACGCCGGCAAGTACGCCGCCGAGGCAGCCATCGACGCCATCGAGGCCGGCGACGTCTCCGAGGCGATGCTCTGGGAGTACAACGAGCGCGTGATGGACCACTACGGCGCGCGCTACGCCGCGCTCGACGTCTACAACATCCTCTCGACGGCGGTCGACGTCGACGACCTGATGGGGCTGCTCGCGTCGCTCCCCGGCGAGAAGCTCGCGGAAGCGCTCTACGGCGGCAGCACGGAGTTCAGCCTCCAGTTGAAGGTCGTCACCGCGCTGAAGTCCTTCGGCTACTGGTCGAACATCTGGGAGTTCTACAAGACCAAACAGCAGGCCGACCGCCTCCTGGAGCACTACGAGAACTACCCCTCCAGCCCGGACGCGCTCGCCGACTGGCAGACCCAGCGAGACGACATCATGGACGACGTCTACGAAGTCACTGGCGCGGACCCGAAGTACTGA
- a CDS encoding DUF5797 family protein, giving the protein MTLSEEDRERLADIVELQPTKNGVLQDRWDVESGSDVHQYLESELRDYYYRDENSLIRATAEAAELVGKAPESGEAPAVHMSENERRVFAVIAGPDERAESVVSVLHAVRDEFDVPDLESADVRRALQTLKRKGIVTVEHRTVPTYKLAVPREDVNIAERDDEQSAASEA; this is encoded by the coding sequence ATGACCCTCTCCGAGGAGGACCGCGAGCGGCTGGCGGACATCGTGGAACTCCAGCCGACGAAAAACGGCGTGCTCCAGGACCGCTGGGACGTGGAAAGCGGCAGCGACGTCCACCAGTACCTCGAGTCGGAGCTGCGGGACTACTACTACCGCGACGAGAACAGCCTGATTCGCGCGACCGCGGAGGCCGCCGAACTCGTCGGGAAAGCGCCCGAGAGCGGCGAGGCACCCGCCGTCCACATGTCCGAGAACGAGCGCCGCGTGTTCGCGGTCATCGCCGGCCCGGACGAGCGCGCCGAGAGCGTCGTCTCGGTGCTGCACGCGGTCCGCGACGAGTTCGACGTGCCCGACCTCGAATCGGCGGACGTTCGGCGCGCGCTCCAGACGCTCAAGCGCAAGGGCATCGTGACCGTCGAACACCGCACCGTCCCGACGTACAAGCTCGCGGTCCCGCGCGAGGACGTGAACATCGCGGAGCGCGACGACGAGCAGTCCGCCGCCTCGGAAGCCTGA
- a CDS encoding nascent polypeptide-associated complex protein — translation MFGGGGMNPQKMQQMMKQMGIDVDEIDATEVVIKRTDGDQLVFDNPDVTKMDARGQETYQIIGEPETVESAGEVEAADEAADEGGSDGGIPEDDIELVVQRTGATEADARAALEATDGDLAAAISRLE, via the coding sequence ATGTTTGGCGGAGGCGGCATGAACCCCCAGAAGATGCAACAGATGATGAAACAGATGGGCATCGACGTCGACGAAATCGATGCCACCGAGGTCGTCATCAAGCGAACCGACGGCGACCAGCTCGTCTTCGACAACCCGGACGTCACGAAGATGGACGCTCGCGGGCAGGAGACCTACCAGATTATCGGCGAGCCCGAGACCGTCGAGAGCGCGGGCGAGGTCGAAGCCGCCGACGAAGCCGCCGACGAAGGCGGTAGCGACGGCGGCATTCCCGAAGACGACATCGAGCTGGTCGTCCAGCGGACCGGCGCCACCGAGGCCGACGCGCGCGCGGCGCTGGAGGCGACCGACGGCGACCTCGCCGCGGCTATCTCCCGGCTGGAGTGA
- a CDS encoding Na+/H+ antiporter NhaC family protein gives MATDDSDVADELHDSGEGGGHDIEFYGGRIASAMPLVLFVAWAIFQSGVLQVSDTTGLVIGMLAALVVGMFFTKGSWASYANTIFEGMTQRVAATAIVAWLWAGMFAQLLQDGGFVQGLVWAADVASVSGPLFPAVTFLLAALFTTGIGTGYGGTIAFTGLFYPAGVLLGANPVLLFGAILSGAVFGDNLAPVSDTTIVSAVTQDADIGGVVASRFKYAILAAVIAFAGYVVAGQVMPGSDVATSASASLDGQPLGLVHVLSMLTVIGLAVAGRHIVEAISWGIIVALVFNVGSTLLASWGVIESGLQTAPALLFRAPASSGLAQSLDWLPFVLTVEEGTGVVGSLYGGASGFFPLIVLTLLIVAGARIMIQGGGFEAIQAFLLNRVATNVRRAETTMVLGTATVNAMITINTAAEIAIAPYIARIGERFNINGYRRANILDANTSALGYIFPWGGGVLAGYGAMRGLGENIPVVNPIDVWPFVFHGWLLFFVFLAAAVTGYGLEYVSDRESEEVSRA, from the coding sequence ATGGCAACCGACGACAGCGACGTAGCGGACGAATTACACGATTCCGGCGAAGGCGGCGGCCACGACATCGAGTTCTACGGTGGCCGCATCGCGAGCGCGATGCCGCTCGTGCTTTTCGTCGCGTGGGCCATCTTCCAGAGCGGCGTCTTGCAGGTCAGCGACACGACCGGCCTCGTCATCGGCATGCTCGCGGCGCTCGTCGTGGGCATGTTCTTCACGAAGGGGTCGTGGGCGTCGTACGCCAACACCATCTTCGAAGGGATGACCCAGCGGGTCGCAGCCACCGCCATCGTCGCGTGGCTGTGGGCCGGCATGTTCGCACAACTGCTCCAGGACGGCGGCTTCGTGCAGGGACTCGTCTGGGCCGCGGACGTGGCCAGCGTCTCCGGGCCGCTGTTCCCCGCAGTCACGTTCCTGCTCGCCGCGCTGTTCACCACCGGTATCGGTACCGGGTACGGCGGGACTATCGCGTTCACGGGGCTGTTCTACCCCGCGGGCGTGTTGCTCGGCGCGAACCCCGTGTTGCTGTTCGGTGCCATCCTCTCCGGGGCCGTCTTCGGCGACAACCTCGCCCCGGTCAGCGACACCACCATCGTCTCCGCGGTCACGCAGGACGCCGACATCGGCGGCGTCGTCGCGTCGCGGTTCAAGTACGCCATCCTCGCCGCGGTGATTGCGTTCGCCGGCTACGTCGTCGCCGGCCAGGTGATGCCGGGCTCGGACGTCGCCACGAGCGCGAGCGCGTCCCTCGACGGCCAGCCGCTCGGACTCGTCCACGTGCTATCGATGCTGACGGTCATCGGCCTCGCGGTCGCCGGCCGCCACATCGTCGAAGCCATCTCGTGGGGCATCATCGTCGCGCTCGTGTTCAACGTCGGCTCCACCCTCCTCGCGTCGTGGGGCGTCATCGAGAGCGGGCTCCAGACCGCGCCCGCGCTGCTGTTCCGCGCGCCCGCCAGCTCCGGGCTGGCGCAGTCCCTCGACTGGCTGCCGTTCGTGCTCACCGTCGAGGAAGGCACGGGCGTCGTGGGCAGCCTCTACGGCGGCGCGTCCGGGTTCTTCCCGCTCATCGTGCTCACGCTGCTCATCGTCGCCGGTGCCCGCATCATGATTCAGGGCGGCGGCTTCGAGGCGATTCAGGCGTTCCTCCTGAACCGCGTCGCGACGAACGTCCGCCGCGCCGAGACCACGATGGTTCTCGGCACCGCGACCGTCAACGCGATGATTACCATCAACACCGCCGCGGAGATTGCCATCGCGCCGTACATCGCGCGCATCGGCGAGCGGTTCAACATCAACGGCTACCGGCGCGCGAACATCCTCGACGCCAACACCAGCGCGCTCGGCTACATCTTCCCGTGGGGTGGCGGCGTGCTCGCCGGCTACGGGGCGATGCGCGGGCTCGGCGAGAACATTCCCGTGGTCAACCCCATCGACGTCTGGCCGTTCGTCTTCCACGGCTGGCTGCTCTTTTTCGTCTTCCTGGCGGCCGCCGTCACGGGGTACGGCCTGGAGTACGTTAGCGACCGCGAATCCGAGGAGGTGAGTCGCGCATGA
- a CDS encoding transcription factor S: MEFCDECGSMMKAEDGLWVCGGCGNKQPKDPDASFVVTEGQEETEIVDVSDAQDRGLPTTEVVCPNCENDTAHWYMQQIRSADESETRFFICTECEQRWREDDN; this comes from the coding sequence ATGGAGTTCTGCGACGAGTGCGGCTCGATGATGAAAGCGGAGGACGGCCTCTGGGTCTGCGGCGGCTGCGGGAACAAACAGCCCAAAGACCCCGACGCCTCCTTCGTCGTCACCGAAGGGCAGGAAGAGACCGAAATCGTCGACGTCAGCGACGCCCAGGACCGTGGGCTCCCGACGACGGAAGTGGTCTGCCCGAACTGTGAGAACGACACCGCTCACTGGTACATGCAGCAGATTCGGTCCGCCGACGAATCCGAGACGCGTTTCTTCATCTGCACGGAGTGCGAGCAGCGCTGGCGCGAAGACGACAACTAG
- a CDS encoding DUF5789 family protein codes for MAPDVKLNELRAELDSLTYPATREDVLAEFDDVVLRYADGEERLGDVVGRVTEDVFVSPDDLEAALYNNLPTEAVGESGQSEGDG; via the coding sequence ATGGCACCCGACGTGAAACTCAACGAGCTCCGGGCGGAACTCGACTCGCTCACCTACCCCGCGACCCGCGAGGACGTCCTCGCGGAGTTCGACGACGTTGTGTTGCGGTACGCGGACGGCGAAGAACGCCTCGGGGACGTCGTCGGCCGCGTCACCGAGGACGTGTTCGTCAGCCCCGACGACCTCGAAGCCGCCCTCTACAACAACCTCCCGACGGAAGCCGTCGGCGAATCCGGCCAATCGGAGGGCGACGGGTGA
- a CDS encoding DUF7513 family protein, with product MTLGSFLAGVGFRTNTPAFEAGEEITAFVTGVEDGTAVARVGDSKLRISNAPADPVDTLVRLRVEGFNEDTHVGQAEYLETVGESSF from the coding sequence ATGACGCTCGGCTCGTTCCTCGCGGGCGTCGGCTTCCGCACGAACACGCCGGCGTTCGAGGCCGGCGAGGAGATTACGGCGTTCGTTACCGGCGTCGAGGACGGGACGGCCGTCGCGCGCGTCGGCGACTCGAAGCTCCGCATCTCGAACGCGCCCGCCGACCCCGTCGACACGCTCGTGCGCCTGCGCGTCGAGGGATTCAACGAGGACACGCACGTCGGGCAGGCGGAGTACCTCGAAACCGTCGGCGAGAGCTCGTTCTAG
- a CDS encoding DUF5787 family protein, with translation MVDSEFAFELRVCAWAEHHWHPDGERPCIVARQLGTKRRRWDTVVVEVDPEALAARANFGTDRLDSDLLHVVRNAPEDWQYYRDALPHPGYPWRYVREAIHEAADRGVVETRRNGNKIELKRKWPYPDWVERIVAIENKPDLDAAAADALADQLERDVALGLADEVWLATESSDERGTERALFAEMPVEAGVLTFADGEASVAWHPRSLSPDGVGTRITERPAGSEFDQSPASFEYVDADWKADKRLAIAERAYERGWRSYLDTMRPDCRHFAVQRDAHGYVPYCAAKGREQTAAECSGSCPEYEPEPPTWRQGGWPIEGGPGATIRRILDERRQRER, from the coding sequence GTGGTCGACTCCGAGTTCGCGTTCGAACTCCGCGTCTGCGCGTGGGCCGAACACCACTGGCACCCCGACGGCGAGCGCCCCTGCATCGTCGCGCGCCAGCTCGGCACGAAGCGGCGGCGCTGGGACACCGTCGTCGTGGAGGTCGACCCCGAAGCGCTGGCGGCGCGCGCGAACTTCGGCACCGACCGACTCGACTCGGACCTCCTGCACGTCGTCCGGAACGCACCCGAGGACTGGCAGTACTACCGGGACGCGCTCCCGCACCCCGGCTACCCGTGGCGCTACGTCCGCGAGGCAATCCACGAGGCCGCCGACCGCGGCGTCGTGGAGACGCGGCGGAACGGGAACAAGATAGAACTCAAGCGGAAGTGGCCGTACCCCGACTGGGTCGAGCGCATCGTCGCAATCGAGAACAAGCCCGACCTCGACGCCGCCGCGGCGGACGCGCTCGCCGACCAACTGGAGCGCGACGTGGCGCTCGGACTCGCCGACGAGGTGTGGCTGGCGACCGAGTCCAGCGACGAGCGCGGCACCGAGCGCGCGCTGTTCGCGGAGATGCCAGTCGAAGCTGGCGTCCTCACGTTCGCGGACGGCGAGGCGTCGGTTGCGTGGCACCCGCGGTCGCTCTCTCCCGACGGCGTCGGCACCAGAATCACCGAGCGGCCCGCCGGCAGCGAGTTCGACCAGTCGCCCGCGAGCTTCGAGTACGTCGACGCCGACTGGAAGGCCGACAAGCGACTCGCTATCGCCGAACGCGCGTACGAACGGGGCTGGCGGTCGTACCTCGACACGATGCGGCCGGACTGCCGGCACTTCGCGGTCCAGCGAGACGCACATGGTTACGTGCCGTACTGCGCAGCGAAGGGCCGCGAACAGACGGCCGCGGAGTGCTCGGGATCGTGTCCCGAGTACGAGCCCGAGCCACCCACGTGGCGACAGGGCGGGTGGCCAATCGAGGGTGGGCCGGGCGCGACGATTCGGCGCATCCTCGACGAACGCCGGCAGCGAGAGCGGTAG
- a CDS encoding bis(5'-nucleosyl)-tetraphosphatase, which produces MTVEATSAGAILFRDTRDRREYLLLKSRPGDWEFPKGGVEGDEELQQTAIREVQEEAGIEDFRLLDGFRDDYDYVFEANGTRIHKTVHLFVAKSFEASAELSNEHSDLQWRDYEQAINTITQDGPRDILRDAHEFIDQQLEEA; this is translated from the coding sequence ATGACGGTCGAAGCGACCAGCGCCGGAGCCATCTTGTTCCGCGACACGCGGGACCGGCGCGAATACCTCCTCCTGAAGAGCCGGCCCGGGGACTGGGAGTTCCCGAAGGGCGGCGTGGAGGGGGACGAAGAGCTCCAGCAGACGGCTATCAGAGAGGTACAGGAGGAAGCCGGCATCGAGGATTTCCGGCTCTTGGACGGCTTCCGAGACGACTACGACTACGTGTTCGAGGCAAACGGCACTCGCATCCACAAGACGGTCCACCTGTTCGTCGCGAAGTCCTTCGAGGCGAGCGCCGAACTGTCGAACGAACACTCGGACCTGCAGTGGCGCGACTACGAGCAGGCCATTAACACGATTACGCAGGACGGCCCGCGGGACATCCTCCGGGACGCCCACGAGTTCATCGACCAGCAACTCGAAGAAGCCTGA